From the Elusimicrobiota bacterium genome, one window contains:
- the rdgB gene encoding RdgB/HAM1 family non-canonical purine NTP pyrophosphatase — translation MLLKNKIVLATQNKDKIREIKEILGSRFKIVTLKRFPEIVEDRKTLEENAIKKAKTINKLTKELTLADDSGLEVDFLNGKPGVRSARFAGSNCSYEDNNRKLLKLLKDVPYKKRKAKFKTVVAIVFPDGRVKTAEGSVLGYITEKPKGTNGFGYDPVFYSPKLKKTFAEIITTEKNKISHRAIAFKKAKQILLKQLVK, via the coding sequence ATGTTATTAAAAAATAAAATTGTACTTGCCACTCAAAATAAAGATAAAATTAGAGAAATAAAGGAAATTCTTGGAAGTAGATTTAAAATAGTAACTTTAAAGCGATTTCCGGAAATAGTTGAAGACAGAAAAACTTTGGAAGAAAATGCTATCAAAAAAGCAAAAACAATAAATAAATTGACCAAAGAATTAACACTTGCAGACGATAGCGGGTTAGAGGTAGATTTTTTAAATGGTAAACCGGGTGTCCGTTCAGCGAGATTTGCAGGTTCAAATTGCAGTTATGAAGATAACAATAGAAAACTTTTAAAACTTCTTAAGGATGTTCCATATAAAAAAAGAAAAGCAAAATTTAAAACAGTAGTTGCTATTGTGTTTCCGGATGGTAGAGTAAAAACAGCTGAGGGGTCAGTTTTGGGTTACATCACCGAAAAACCCAAAGGAACAAACGGTTTCGGTTATGACCCTGTGTTTTATTCCCCAAAACTTAAGAAAACATTTGCTGAAATTATAACTACCGAAAAAAACAAGATAAGTCATAGAGCAATTGCATTTAAAAAAGCTAAACAAATATTGTTGAAACAATTAGTTAAATAG
- the rph gene encoding ribonuclease PH, giving the protein MRLDGRKFDELRKMKIIRNFQKFADASCLIQCGNTRVLCAATIQRSVPPHLKDSGTGWVTAEYSLLPRAGNTRTSRQRSISAGRTQEIQRLIGRSLRAVVDLQSLGEQSVLLDCDVIQADGGTRTTAINGAFITLYDALNKMRNEGLIERIPIKNYIAAVSVGITDDKVLLDLCAKEDNGADVDMNVVMTDTGRFVEIQGTGEEATFSQRDLERMLFVAKKGILEIIKIQKNVIKK; this is encoded by the coding sequence ATGAGGTTAGACGGAAGAAAATTTGATGAACTGCGGAAAATGAAAATAATAAGAAATTTTCAAAAATTCGCAGATGCATCTTGTCTTATCCAATGCGGAAATACCAGGGTTTTATGTGCAGCCACAATACAGCGGTCAGTTCCACCGCATCTTAAAGATTCCGGTACCGGCTGGGTTACTGCTGAATATTCACTTCTTCCGCGGGCAGGAAACACAAGAACTTCGCGACAGCGGTCAATTTCGGCTGGTAGAACGCAAGAAATACAACGATTGATAGGAAGATCTCTAAGGGCGGTTGTAGATTTACAATCTTTAGGAGAACAATCTGTTTTACTTGATTGTGATGTTATACAAGCAGATGGTGGAACCAGAACTACTGCAATCAACGGTGCATTTATTACACTGTATGATGCCTTGAATAAAATGAGGAATGAAGGATTAATTGAAAGAATTCCCATAAAAAATTATATTGCTGCAGTATCTGTCGGAATTACTGATGATAAAGTTCTTTTGGATTTATGTGCTAAAGAAGATAATGGCGCAGATGTCGATATGAATGTTGTTATGACGGATACGGGAAGATTTGTTGAAATTCAGGGAACAGGAGAAGAAGCGACTTTTTCACAAAGAGATCTTGAAAGGATGTTATTTGTTGCTAAAAAAGGTATTTTGGAAATTATAAAAATACAAAAAAATGTTATTAAAAAATAA
- a CDS encoding CsgG/HfaB family protein — protein MSKNVFVLGLVAGVLLVGCASYVLRPDKVVVSQNIKKIAILEFKDERIEKEKAKYQNPSKIIQEKLIAGLSRDGKFQVIERENIDKIIAEQKFQATGITDVATAVQLGKLANVDAMIFGSITQYGRTIYPRAVLQVTLKVVEVESGVIKSSVELRATKSNWIYPIELLSDVVNAGIEKIVKKISVEDKK, from the coding sequence ATGAGTAAAAATGTTTTTGTGTTAGGGCTGGTTGCCGGTGTTTTGTTGGTTGGATGTGCAAGTTATGTATTGAGACCTGATAAGGTTGTGGTTTCTCAAAACATTAAAAAGATTGCTATTTTAGAGTTCAAAGATGAAAGAATAGAGAAAGAAAAAGCAAAGTACCAGAACCCGTCAAAAATAATTCAGGAAAAATTAATAGCAGGATTATCGCGGGACGGTAAATTTCAGGTCATTGAACGGGAAAATATTGATAAGATAATTGCCGAGCAAAAATTTCAGGCAACGGGGATAACCGATGTTGCAACAGCTGTTCAGCTTGGAAAACTTGCAAATGTTGATGCTATGATTTTTGGAAGTATTACACAATACGGGAGAACAATTTACCCGAGAGCAGTATTACAAGTAACGTTAAAGGTAGTAGAAGTTGAGAGCGGAGTTATAAAATCATCAGTTGAGTTGCGGGCGACAAAGAGCAACTGGATTTATCCAATAGAATTACTCTCGGATGTCGTAAATGCCGGAATAGAAAAAATAGTTAAGAAAATATCTGTGGAGGATAAAAAATGA
- a CDS encoding valine--tRNA ligase, with amino-acid sequence MEISKIYEPKEVEEKWLKYWEKERLFNSEPDKKEPFTIVIPPPNVTGSLHIGHALNNLLQDILIRFKRMNGFNACWVPGTDHGGIATQNIIEKELKKDGKKRDDFSREEFTKIMVDWAQKTSNTILSQLKKMGCSCDWDRTSFTMDEKRSKSVNYAFIELYNKGLIYRDTRFVDWCPRCETALNESEVEQEDEKGKLWYIKYPIQNEPDNYITVATTRPETMLGDTAVAINPNDERYKKFIGKSAILPLVNRIIPIIADEMVDPKFGTGAVKITPAHDSNDDAIAKKHNLIYINAIDKKARITSDIVVDLNRKEIKNNEVADLVGKDRDEARKIIIERLNKNQFLEKEENYTGPKKRCYRCNTMVESFTSEQWFMKMSEMAGHAIESSGKEETKFFPEKWSKPYLLWLENLRDWCISRQIWWGHRIPLWYCLHCAGSNIIEINPEKKGINPSIEIRVNEGESIENIKNGLKKNKYFVANVSKQTKGVYASVTQPGKCSICGKSDFVQDPDVLDTWFSSALWPMSVFGWPDETKELQYYYPTDVLVTGHEILYLWVARMIMMGLEFKNEVPYSDVYIHGIVRDSKGKKMSKSLGNVIDPLTIMDKYGTDALRFALAFQGIPGRDMQISDENFLMARNFANKLWNASRFILMNMETQITDLKNSDYADLELTDKWILIELNLTIKGVTTAIENYNSAEASRLLYEFIWSKYCDWYLEFSKVRLYGKNETKKLIVQEILIEILEKTLKLLHPIMPFITEEIYQSIKKQDKSVMISEYPQAENKVIDLSAQAKMQKVIDIITAIRNIRSAMNIKLSDFVDIVIKASGETKDIISENMQHIISLAKVKEIKITDTTRKPELSASAITGDMEIFVLLEGKIDFEVEKKRLGVQLQKINQELKVYESKISNDNFIKKADPEEVERVKQKMQETLEKKNKIEEIVRDIGGVK; translated from the coding sequence ATGGAAATTTCAAAGATTTACGAACCAAAAGAAGTTGAAGAAAAATGGCTTAAATATTGGGAGAAAGAAAGACTTTTCAATTCAGAACCCGATAAAAAAGAACCATTTACAATAGTAATTCCTCCGCCTAATGTGACAGGTTCTTTACATATTGGGCATGCCCTGAACAATCTTCTTCAGGATATACTTATCCGATTTAAAAGAATGAATGGTTTCAACGCTTGCTGGGTCCCGGGGACTGACCACGGTGGAATTGCCACCCAAAATATTATTGAAAAAGAATTAAAAAAAGACGGCAAAAAACGGGATGATTTCAGCAGGGAAGAATTTACTAAAATTATGGTAGATTGGGCTCAAAAAACGAGCAATACAATTTTGAGTCAGTTAAAGAAAATGGGATGTTCGTGCGATTGGGACAGAACTTCATTTACAATGGATGAAAAACGTTCAAAATCAGTTAACTATGCTTTTATAGAACTTTACAATAAAGGATTGATTTATCGAGATACTAGATTTGTCGACTGGTGTCCGAGGTGCGAAACTGCTCTAAATGAAAGTGAAGTAGAGCAGGAAGATGAAAAAGGCAAACTTTGGTATATAAAATATCCGATACAAAATGAACCTGACAATTACATTACTGTAGCAACGACACGTCCGGAAACTATGCTTGGTGACACTGCTGTAGCTATAAATCCAAATGATGAAAGATATAAGAAATTTATTGGTAAAAGTGCCATTCTTCCTTTGGTAAATCGTATTATACCTATTATAGCGGATGAAATGGTTGACCCAAAGTTTGGTACCGGTGCAGTAAAAATAACACCTGCGCACGATTCAAATGATGATGCTATAGCAAAAAAACATAATCTTATTTACATTAACGCCATTGATAAAAAGGCAAGAATTACAAGCGATATAGTAGTTGATTTAAATAGAAAAGAAATAAAAAACAATGAAGTTGCCGATTTAGTAGGTAAAGACAGGGATGAGGCAAGAAAAATTATAATAGAACGACTTAACAAAAATCAATTTTTAGAAAAAGAAGAAAATTATACGGGCCCAAAAAAAAGATGTTACCGTTGCAATACTATGGTTGAATCGTTCACATCTGAACAATGGTTTATGAAAATGTCTGAAATGGCTGGACATGCAATTGAGTCTTCAGGAAAAGAAGAAACGAAATTCTTTCCGGAAAAATGGTCAAAACCATATCTCCTGTGGCTCGAAAATTTAAGAGATTGGTGTATTTCCCGTCAAATATGGTGGGGACATAGAATTCCATTGTGGTATTGTTTACATTGTGCAGGCAGTAATATAATTGAAATAAATCCTGAAAAAAAAGGAATTAACCCTAGTATAGAAATAAGAGTGAATGAAGGGGAATCTATAGAAAATATTAAAAATGGTCTTAAAAAAAATAAATATTTTGTTGCTAATGTTTCGAAACAAACAAAAGGTGTTTATGCGTCGGTAACTCAACCGGGTAAATGTTCGATTTGCGGTAAATCAGATTTTGTTCAGGACCCGGATGTTCTTGACACATGGTTTTCTTCTGCACTTTGGCCTATGTCCGTTTTTGGCTGGCCTGATGAAACAAAAGAATTGCAATATTACTATCCAACTGACGTTCTCGTAACCGGTCATGAAATTTTATATTTATGGGTAGCAAGAATGATTATGATGGGTTTGGAATTTAAAAATGAAGTGCCTTACAGTGATGTTTATATTCACGGTATAGTTCGTGACTCCAAAGGCAAAAAGATGTCAAAATCATTAGGTAATGTAATTGACCCTTTAACTATAATGGATAAATATGGAACCGATGCTCTGCGGTTTGCTCTTGCCTTCCAGGGAATTCCAGGAAGAGATATGCAAATATCAGATGAGAATTTTCTCATGGCAAGGAATTTTGCCAATAAGTTATGGAATGCTTCAAGATTTATTCTGATGAATATGGAAACGCAGATTACCGATTTAAAGAATTCAGATTATGCAGATTTGGAATTGACGGACAAATGGATTCTGATAGAATTAAATCTAACAATAAAAGGTGTTACAACAGCAATAGAAAATTATAATTCAGCAGAAGCATCCCGGTTACTTTATGAATTTATCTGGTCAAAATATTGCGACTGGTATTTAGAATTTTCAAAGGTCAGGCTTTATGGTAAAAATGAAACCAAGAAATTAATAGTGCAGGAAATTTTAATAGAAATTCTAGAAAAAACATTAAAACTGCTTCACCCAATAATGCCTTTTATAACTGAAGAAATTTATCAAAGTATAAAAAAACAAGATAAAAGCGTTATGATTTCGGAATATCCACAAGCGGAAAACAAAGTCATCGATTTATCCGCCCAAGCAAAAATGCAAAAAGTTATAGATATAATTACTGCAATAAGAAATATTCGTTCAGCTATGAATATAAAGTTATCGGATTTTGTAGACATTGTTATTAAAGCTTCCGGAGAAACAAAAGATATTATTTCTGAAAATATGCAGCACATAATTTCCTTGGCAAAAGTAAAAGAGATAAAAATTACAGATACTACCCGGAAGCCGGAGTTGTCCGCTTCGGCAATTACCGGTGATATGGAAATATTTGTTCTTTTAGAAGGTAAAATAGATTTTGAAGTAGAAAAGAAGCGATTAGGGGTGCAGCTGCAAAAAATCAACCAGGAATTAAAAGTTTATGAATCTAAAATATCGAATGATAATTTTATTAAAAAAGCAGACCCTGAAGAAGTTGAAAGGGTGAAACAGAAGATGCAGGAGACATTAGAGAAAAAAAATAAAATCGAGGAAATAGTAAGAGATATTGGAGGTGTGAAATGA
- a CDS encoding M23 family metallopeptidase translates to MKKSKYKMLTIMIVPHSMAKTITMDVSKEFIASLIFILIGIVGWAGLIINKQIDYWAMKTENQTLSKETEYFAKEMLQARQMADNLREMDRELKKMLGLKNKKAIILSGGPTVSELKRITTYLSEKKLIITPQEFKQHLSALENETQSLNTDFKETTNFIKTEKSRWSATPSLMPCYGNITCGFGPRIHPIKKYKEIHLAIDIAADRGTPIKSSADGEVILADWQPGYGKLVVIEHGWGYMTRYGHCSKILVKRGQEVKKGQTIALIGSTGSATAPHLHYEIWKNGLATNPQRYLTEAALK, encoded by the coding sequence ATGAAAAAATCAAAATACAAAATGCTAACAATAATGATTGTTCCACATTCAATGGCAAAAACAATCACAATGGACGTTTCTAAAGAGTTTATTGCATCATTGATTTTTATTTTGATAGGTATCGTTGGTTGGGCAGGGTTAATAATTAACAAACAAATTGACTACTGGGCAATGAAAACCGAGAATCAAACTCTTTCAAAAGAAACAGAATATTTTGCTAAAGAAATGCTTCAAGCAAGACAAATGGCTGATAATTTGAGGGAAATGGACAGGGAATTAAAAAAAATGCTTGGACTTAAAAACAAAAAGGCAATCATTTTATCTGGCGGACCTACAGTATCTGAACTTAAAAGAATAACAACATACCTTTCTGAAAAAAAACTAATCATCACCCCCCAGGAATTCAAGCAACACCTATCTGCACTTGAGAATGAGACACAAAGTCTCAATACTGATTTCAAAGAAACGACCAATTTTATAAAAACCGAAAAATCCAGATGGTCAGCAACACCATCATTAATGCCCTGTTATGGAAATATTACTTGTGGTTTTGGTCCAAGAATTCACCCGATAAAAAAGTATAAAGAAATTCATTTGGCAATTGATATCGCTGCCGATAGAGGAACTCCGATAAAATCTTCTGCTGACGGAGAAGTAATCCTTGCTGACTGGCAACCCGGTTATGGAAAATTAGTTGTTATTGAACATGGCTGGGGATATATGACAAGATACGGTCACTGCTCTAAAATTCTTGTCAAACGAGGACAGGAAGTAAAAAAAGGACAAACGATTGCTCTAATCGGCTCTACCGGTTCTGCAACAGCCCCGCATCTTCATTATGAAATCTGGAAAAATGGATTAGCGACAAATCCACAAAGATATTTAACAGAAGCAGCACTAAAATAA
- a CDS encoding polymer-forming cytoskeletal protein encodes MFGKKELIGKVETIISEGTEIKGDVSSEKSMRIDGLVDGHILESNGVIIGKTGKITGDVKAEFIVIGGEVSGNVIATDNLELLPTARIYGDIKAQTLSVQEGAIFEGKCTMNAKKEVNKDVDIEKTEKPEKTEKHVK; translated from the coding sequence ATGTTTGGGAAAAAGGAGCTTATTGGTAAAGTTGAAACTATTATATCTGAAGGCACGGAAATTAAAGGAGATGTTTCATCAGAAAAAAGTATGCGTATTGATGGACTTGTCGATGGGCATATATTAGAATCTAACGGTGTCATTATTGGTAAAACCGGAAAAATTACAGGAGATGTTAAAGCTGAATTTATTGTTATCGGAGGTGAAGTGTCAGGGAATGTTATAGCAACAGATAATTTAGAATTACTCCCAACTGCAAGGATTTATGGTGATATAAAAGCACAAACGCTTTCAGTACAGGAAGGTGCTATTTTTGAGGGAAAATGCACGATGAACGCAAAAAAAGAAGTTAATAAAGATGTTGATATTGAAAAGACCGAAAAACCAGAAAAGACTGAAAAGCATGTTAAGTAA